A window from Streptomyces sp. NBC_00299 encodes these proteins:
- the qcrB gene encoding cytochrome bc1 complex cytochrome b subunit codes for MYGARSGNEETAARRPAPPGKGEKVADWADGRLGLYALAKANMRKVFPDHWSFMLGEVCLYSFLILILTGVYLTLFFDPSTTEVVYNGSYEPLNGVLMTRAYESTLDISFDVRGGLLIRQIHHWAALVFVTGMLVHMMRVFFTGAFRKPRELNWVFGWTLLMLGIITGLTGYSLPDDLLSGTGLRFAHGAILSIPIVGTYVAFFLFGGEFPGEDFIARLYPVHILLLPGIMLGLVVAHLILVFYHKHTQYPGPGRNQKTVVGMPFLPVYMAKAGGFFFLVFGVLTIMGGIASINPVWAFGPYRPDLVTTGAQPDWYLGFSEGLIRVMPGWELNAWGHTLELGVFIPFSLFPLILIALGLYPFIEAWITGDKREHHILDRPRNMPVRTGLGAAWLSLYAVLLIGGGNDIVATHLHLSINAITWFVRISFFVVPVLTFYVTKRICLGLQRRDRANVLHGRETGTIKRLPHGAYVEVHEPLSQGQLFTLTQHEQEPPYEIGPLVDANGVRRRVSPVQRVRARLARAMFGPTTRITKPTVEEYREVTSGDHH; via the coding sequence ATGTACGGCGCACGATCGGGGAACGAGGAAACGGCGGCAAGGCGGCCCGCACCGCCCGGGAAGGGCGAGAAGGTCGCCGACTGGGCGGACGGACGGCTCGGGCTGTATGCGTTGGCCAAGGCCAACATGCGCAAGGTCTTCCCGGACCACTGGTCCTTCATGCTGGGCGAGGTCTGCCTCTACAGCTTCCTCATCCTGATCCTCACCGGCGTCTACCTCACCCTGTTCTTCGACCCGAGCACCACCGAGGTCGTCTACAACGGCTCCTACGAGCCCCTCAACGGGGTCCTGATGACCCGGGCGTACGAGTCCACCCTCGACATCAGCTTCGATGTGCGCGGCGGGCTGCTGATCCGGCAGATCCACCACTGGGCGGCGCTGGTCTTCGTCACCGGCATGCTGGTGCACATGATGCGGGTGTTCTTCACGGGCGCCTTCCGCAAGCCGCGCGAGCTGAACTGGGTGTTCGGCTGGACCCTGCTGATGCTCGGCATCATCACCGGCCTGACCGGCTACTCCCTCCCCGACGACCTGCTGTCCGGCACCGGCCTGCGGTTCGCGCACGGAGCGATCCTGTCGATCCCGATCGTGGGCACGTACGTGGCGTTCTTCCTCTTCGGCGGGGAGTTCCCCGGCGAGGACTTCATCGCGCGCCTCTATCCGGTCCACATCCTGCTGCTGCCCGGCATCATGCTCGGCCTGGTCGTCGCCCATCTGATCCTGGTCTTCTACCACAAGCACACGCAGTACCCGGGCCCCGGCCGCAACCAGAAGACGGTCGTCGGCATGCCCTTCCTGCCCGTGTACATGGCCAAGGCGGGCGGCTTCTTCTTCCTCGTCTTCGGCGTGCTGACGATCATGGGCGGCATCGCCAGCATCAACCCGGTGTGGGCCTTCGGGCCCTACCGCCCCGACCTGGTGACCACGGGCGCCCAACCCGACTGGTATCTCGGCTTCTCCGAGGGCCTGATCCGGGTGATGCCGGGATGGGAGCTCAACGCCTGGGGCCACACCCTGGAACTGGGCGTCTTCATCCCCTTCTCGCTCTTCCCGCTGATCCTGATCGCGCTCGGCCTGTATCCCTTCATCGAAGCGTGGATCACCGGCGACAAACGCGAGCACCACATCCTCGACCGGCCGCGCAACATGCCCGTGCGCACCGGCCTCGGCGCGGCCTGGCTGAGCCTGTACGCGGTGCTGCTGATCGGCGGCGGCAACGACATCGTGGCCACCCATCTGCATCTGTCGATCAACGCCATCACGTGGTTCGTGCGGATCTCCTTCTTCGTCGTGCCGGTCCTCACCTTCTACGTGACCAAGCGGATCTGTCTCGGGCTGCAGCGCCGGGACCGGGCCAACGTGCTGCACGGCAGGGAGACGGGCACCATCAAGCGGCTCCCGCACGGTGCGTACGTCGAGGTCCACGAGCCTCTGTCGCAGGGGCAGCTGTTCACCCTCACCCAGCACGAGCAGGAGCCGCCGTACGAGATCGGCCCGCTCGTCGACGCGAACGGCGTCCGGCGCCGGGTCAGCCCGGTCCAGCGGGTACGGGCCCGGCTGGCGCGGGCGATGTTCGGGCCGACGACGCGGATCACCAAGCCGACGGTGGAGGAGTACCGCGAGGTCACCAGCGGCGATCACCACTGA
- a CDS encoding acyl-CoA dehydrogenase family protein: MRFLLDPEQRAFAHSLDSMLTAAGTPSVVRDWSRGEHASGRALWSRIAEAGVFALAVPEGYEGLGPRPVELALAFVELGRHAVPGPLVETVAAAALLAELPDPGPAKRLLPALAAGEAMATLAWQAPYALDGDAATTRLALTPDGLHLSPGYGPVRPSLDPARRLTPLEPGGELLSPDPPTAQALAHARLATAAQALGVGLALLDRTVGYVKQRTQFGAAIGSFQAVKHRLADAKTGLEFARPLLFGAALTMAPADIAAAKVTACEAAYAAARTALQLHGAIGYTAEYDLSLWLTKARALRTAWGTPDLCRAEVLSGDRRW, encoded by the coding sequence ATGCGGTTTCTCCTCGACCCCGAGCAGCGGGCCTTCGCGCACTCGCTGGACTCGATGCTCACGGCAGCCGGCACGCCCTCGGTCGTGCGGGACTGGAGCCGGGGCGAGCATGCGAGTGGCCGGGCGCTGTGGTCCCGTATCGCGGAGGCGGGGGTCTTCGCGCTCGCCGTACCGGAGGGGTACGAGGGGCTGGGTCCACGGCCCGTCGAACTCGCCCTCGCCTTTGTCGAGTTGGGGCGGCATGCCGTACCCGGACCGCTGGTGGAGACGGTCGCGGCGGCGGCACTGCTCGCCGAGCTGCCCGACCCCGGCCCCGCCAAGCGGCTCCTGCCGGCCCTCGCGGCGGGCGAGGCCATGGCGACGCTGGCGTGGCAGGCGCCGTATGCCCTGGACGGCGACGCGGCCACGACCCGCCTCGCTCTCACCCCCGACGGCCTGCACCTCTCCCCCGGTTATGGCCCCGTGCGCCCCTCCCTGGACCCGGCCCGCCGCCTCACCCCCCTCGAACCCGGCGGCGAACTCCTCAGCCCGGATCCGCCCACCGCCCAGGCCCTCGCCCACGCCCGTCTCGCCACCGCCGCCCAAGCCCTCGGCGTCGGCCTCGCGCTGCTCGACAGAACCGTCGGCTACGTCAAGCAGCGCACCCAGTTCGGCGCGGCCATAGGTTCGTTCCAGGCGGTGAAGCACCGGTTGGCCGACGCGAAGACCGGCCTGGAGTTCGCCCGGCCGCTGCTCTTCGGGGCCGCGCTCACCATGGCGCCCGCCGACATCGCCGCCGCGAAGGTCACCGCCTGCGAGGCCGCGTACGCCGCCGCCCGTACCGCGCTGCAGTTGCACGGCGCGATCGGCTACACGGCGGAGTACGACCTGTCGCTGTGGCTGACCAAGGCCCGCGCTCTGCGCACCGCCTGGGGCACCCCGGACCTGTGCAGGGCCGAGGTGCTCAGTGGTGATCGCCGCTGGTGA
- a CDS encoding acyl-CoA dehydrogenase family protein: MDLTHTSADEAFRAEARVWLRAQVPPDPLPSLETEEGFAAHRAWEAGLAADRWSVVNWPTAYGGRDASLMRWLLFEEEYYAAGAPGRVNQNGISLLAPTLFDHGTEEQRARVLPPMATGEVIWAQAWSEPEAGSDLASLKSRAVRVAGGWLLTGQKTWSSRAAFADRAFGLFRTDPDAPKPHQGLTYLMFDLRAPGVTVRPIARLDGKPAFAELFLDEVFVPDEDVIGEPGQGWRIAMSTAGNERGLMLRSPGRFLASADRLHALWQAQGSPQSTRNSVADALIGARAYQLFTLAATSRFLDGESLGPESSLNKVFWSEYDIALHETALDLLGPEGELTDTDWSERYVFSLAGPIYAGTNEIQRDIIAERLLGLPKGRR, encoded by the coding sequence GTGGATCTGACCCACACGAGCGCCGACGAGGCGTTCCGCGCCGAGGCCCGTGTCTGGCTGCGCGCGCAGGTGCCGCCCGATCCGCTCCCCTCCCTGGAGACCGAGGAGGGCTTCGCGGCACATCGCGCGTGGGAGGCCGGCCTCGCCGCTGACCGCTGGTCGGTGGTGAACTGGCCGACGGCGTACGGCGGCCGGGACGCCTCACTCATGCGGTGGCTGCTGTTCGAGGAGGAGTACTACGCGGCGGGCGCACCGGGCCGCGTCAACCAGAACGGCATCAGCCTCCTCGCCCCGACCCTCTTCGACCACGGCACCGAGGAGCAACGCGCCCGGGTCCTGCCTCCCATGGCCACCGGCGAGGTGATCTGGGCGCAGGCGTGGTCGGAGCCGGAGGCGGGCTCGGACCTGGCGTCCCTGAAGTCGAGGGCCGTGCGCGTGGCGGGGGGCTGGCTGCTGACCGGCCAGAAGACGTGGTCCTCACGCGCCGCCTTCGCCGACCGCGCGTTCGGCCTGTTCCGCACCGATCCGGACGCCCCGAAACCCCACCAGGGCCTGACGTACCTGATGTTCGACCTGCGCGCCCCCGGCGTCACGGTCCGCCCCATCGCCCGCCTCGACGGAAAGCCCGCCTTCGCGGAACTGTTCCTGGACGAGGTGTTCGTGCCGGACGAGGACGTGATCGGCGAGCCGGGCCAGGGCTGGCGCATCGCGATGTCGACGGCGGGCAACGAACGCGGCCTGATGCTGCGCTCCCCCGGCCGTTTCCTGGCGAGCGCCGACCGCCTGCACGCCCTGTGGCAGGCCCAGGGCAGCCCGCAGAGCACGAGGAACAGCGTGGCCGACGCCCTGATCGGCGCCCGTGCCTACCAGCTCTTCACCCTCGCCGCGACCTCCCGCTTCCTCGACGGCGAGTCCCTCGGCCCGGAGTCCAGCCTGAACAAGGTCTTCTGGTCGGAGTACGACATCGCCCTGCACGAAACGGCCCTCGACCTCCTGGGCCCCGAAGGCGAACTGACCGACACCGACTGGTCCGAGCGCTACGTCTTCTCCCTCGCCGGCCCCATCTACGCCGGCACGAACGAGATCCAGCGCGACATCATCGCCGAGCGGTTGCTGGGCTTGCCGAAGGGCCGGCGCTGA
- a CDS encoding SDR family oxidoreductase gives MKNVEAPTYVPGHGLLRGRTAVVTAAAGAGIGGATARRFLEEGARVLISDAHARRLKEYEAELAREFEGAVASAVCDVTDETQVQGLFETAVAEHGRLDVVVNNAGLGGTSPLVDMTDEQWSKVLDVTLNGTFRCTRAALRRMRDAGGVIVNNASVVGWRAQAGQAHYAAAKAGVMALTRCAAIEAAEYGVRVNAVAPSLAMHPHLAKVTTPELLEELTAREAFGRYAEPWEVANVIVFLASEYSSYMTGEIVSVSSQHA, from the coding sequence ATGAAAAACGTCGAGGCGCCGACGTACGTTCCCGGGCATGGACTGCTCCGCGGACGCACGGCCGTCGTCACCGCGGCTGCCGGTGCCGGCATCGGCGGGGCGACCGCGCGCCGCTTCCTCGAAGAGGGCGCCCGCGTGCTGATCAGCGACGCGCACGCGCGGCGGCTGAAGGAGTACGAGGCGGAGCTGGCGCGGGAGTTCGAGGGCGCGGTGGCGTCGGCGGTGTGCGATGTCACCGACGAGACACAGGTCCAGGGGCTGTTCGAGACCGCCGTGGCCGAACACGGCCGGCTCGACGTGGTCGTCAACAACGCAGGCCTCGGCGGGACTTCGCCGCTCGTCGACATGACCGACGAGCAGTGGTCGAAGGTCCTCGACGTGACGTTGAACGGCACGTTCAGATGCACCCGGGCCGCCCTGCGCCGGATGCGGGACGCCGGCGGCGTGATCGTCAACAACGCCTCCGTCGTCGGCTGGCGCGCCCAGGCCGGGCAGGCGCACTACGCGGCCGCGAAGGCCGGCGTGATGGCGCTGACCCGGTGCGCCGCGATCGAGGCGGCCGAGTACGGGGTGCGGGTCAACGCGGTGGCGCCGAGCCTCGCCATGCACCCGCACCTGGCGAAGGTGACCACGCCCGAGCTGCTGGAGGAACTGACCGCGCGCGAGGCCTTCGGCCGGTACGCCGAGCCCTGGGAGGTGGCCAACGTGATCGTCTTTCTGGCCTCGGAGTACTCCTCGTACATGACGGGCGAGATCGTCTCCGTCAGCAGCCAGCACGCCTAG
- a CDS encoding TetR/AcrR family transcriptional regulator, whose translation MPTKKKPQVTATGKPAAAAAQARRRELLDTAAEVFAEQGYNATTVRKIADHAGMLAGSLYYHFDSKESMLEEILRSFLDELWSGYDAVLEAEAGPRETLEALVTESFREIDRHRAAVAIYQKENRQLVAQERFAFLADSQRKFEKAWLSTLERGVAAGVFRSDLDVRLTYRFVRDTVWVAASWYRPGGQHTPEEIARQYLSMVLDGIAVRT comes from the coding sequence GTGCCGACCAAGAAGAAGCCCCAGGTGACCGCCACCGGAAAGCCCGCGGCCGCCGCCGCCCAGGCGCGCCGCCGTGAACTCCTCGACACCGCCGCCGAGGTCTTCGCCGAGCAGGGCTACAACGCCACCACCGTACGCAAGATCGCCGACCACGCGGGCATGCTCGCGGGCAGCCTCTACTACCACTTCGACTCCAAGGAATCGATGCTCGAAGAGATCCTGCGCTCCTTCCTCGACGAGCTGTGGAGCGGCTACGACGCCGTCCTTGAGGCCGAGGCCGGCCCGCGCGAGACGCTGGAGGCGCTGGTCACCGAGTCGTTCCGGGAGATCGACCGGCACCGCGCCGCCGTCGCGATCTACCAGAAGGAGAACCGGCAGCTGGTGGCGCAGGAGCGGTTCGCGTTCCTCGCCGATTCGCAGCGCAAGTTCGAGAAAGCGTGGCTGTCCACGCTGGAGCGCGGGGTCGCCGCCGGGGTGTTCCGGTCCGACCTCGACGTCCGGCTCACCTACCGGTTCGTGCGGGACACGGTGTGGGTCGCCGCGTCCTGGTACCGGCCCGGCGGACAGCACACCCCGGAGGAGATCGCCCGGCAGTACCTGTCGATGGTGCTGGACGGGATCGCCGTACGCACATAA
- a CDS encoding acetyl-CoA C-acetyltransferase encodes MPEAYIVEAVRTPVGRRKGGLSAVHPADLGAHVLGELVARAGMDPVAVEDVVFGCLDAVGPQAGDIARTCWLAAGLPEEVPGVTVDRQCGSSQQAVHFAAQGVLSGTQDLVVAGGVQNMSMIPIAFATRQAAEPLGLTAGPFAGSEGWRARYGEKPVNQFAGAEMIAAKWGISRQDQEEFALRSHRRALRAIDEGRFEREVVPYRDVAVDEGPRRDTSLEKMAGLKPVIDGGTVTAACSSQVSDGAAAMLLASERAVREHGLRPRARVHHLSVRGEDPIRMLTAPIPATAHALKKTGLSIDDIDLVEINEAFAPVVLAWLKETGADPDKVNVNGGAIALGHPLGATGVKLMTTLLHELERTGGRFGLQTMCEGGGQANVTIIERL; translated from the coding sequence ATGCCCGAGGCCTACATAGTCGAAGCGGTCCGTACGCCCGTGGGGCGGCGCAAAGGAGGGCTCAGCGCGGTCCATCCGGCCGACCTGGGCGCGCATGTGCTGGGGGAACTGGTGGCGCGCGCGGGCATGGACCCGGTGGCCGTCGAGGACGTCGTCTTCGGCTGCCTGGACGCCGTCGGGCCGCAGGCCGGGGACATCGCGCGGACCTGCTGGCTGGCGGCGGGGCTGCCCGAGGAGGTGCCGGGGGTGACCGTGGACCGGCAGTGCGGGTCCTCGCAGCAGGCCGTGCACTTCGCGGCGCAGGGCGTGCTGTCCGGCACCCAGGACCTGGTCGTCGCGGGCGGCGTGCAGAACATGTCGATGATCCCCATCGCCTTCGCCACCCGGCAGGCCGCCGAGCCGCTCGGCCTCACGGCGGGCCCCTTCGCGGGCAGCGAGGGCTGGCGTGCGCGGTACGGCGAGAAGCCGGTCAACCAGTTCGCCGGCGCCGAGATGATCGCCGCCAAGTGGGGGATCAGCAGGCAGGACCAGGAGGAGTTCGCGCTGCGCTCGCACCGGCGGGCACTGCGGGCGATCGACGAAGGGCGCTTCGAGCGGGAGGTCGTGCCCTACCGGGACGTCGCCGTCGACGAGGGGCCGCGCCGGGACACCTCCCTGGAGAAGATGGCCGGGCTGAAGCCCGTCATCGACGGCGGCACGGTCACGGCCGCCTGTTCCTCGCAGGTCTCCGACGGTGCGGCGGCGATGCTGCTGGCCTCGGAGCGGGCGGTGCGCGAGCACGGGCTCAGGCCCCGGGCCCGGGTGCACCACCTATCGGTGCGCGGCGAGGACCCCATCCGCATGCTCACCGCACCCATCCCCGCCACCGCCCACGCCCTGAAGAAGACCGGTCTGTCGATCGACGACATCGACCTCGTGGAGATCAACGAGGCCTTCGCGCCGGTCGTCCTGGCCTGGCTGAAGGAGACCGGCGCCGACCCCGACAAGGTCAACGTCAACGGCGGCGCCATCGCCCTCGGCCACCCGCTGGGCGCGACCGGAGTGAAGCTGATGACGACCCTCCTGCACGAACTGGAGCGCACGGGCGGCCGGTTCGGGCTTCAGACGATGTGCGAGGGCGGGGGACAGGCCAACGTGACGATCATCGAGCGGCTGTGA
- a CDS encoding SIMPL domain-containing protein, producing MTETIKEPWGLSVLGAGSVRAEPQLVRVKLGVEVLEPAPGQAFHEAGSAVTRLREVLRRHGIPDSSVSGSRLRLSSEYGHANGARKFLGYLCQAQYVVETEALDDLQQLIVEAVGAGARSIDGVEFDVHDKPALRDEARRRAVAAARRKAEVYTEAAGVPLGTVVHIQDVDSESYEFRQYRGHGGGGGASAGDLAPGMVEVSAGVVLGFSLGG from the coding sequence ATGACGGAGACGATCAAGGAGCCCTGGGGGCTCAGTGTTCTTGGCGCGGGCAGTGTGCGGGCGGAGCCGCAGCTGGTGCGGGTGAAGCTGGGCGTGGAGGTGCTGGAGCCCGCCCCCGGCCAGGCGTTCCACGAGGCCGGCAGTGCTGTGACGAGGCTGCGCGAGGTGCTGCGCCGGCACGGGATACCGGACTCCTCGGTCTCCGGCTCCCGGCTGAGGCTCAGTTCGGAGTACGGCCACGCCAATGGCGCCCGGAAGTTCCTCGGCTACCTCTGCCAGGCGCAGTACGTCGTCGAGACCGAGGCTCTGGACGACCTCCAGCAGCTCATCGTGGAGGCGGTGGGGGCCGGCGCCCGCAGCATCGACGGCGTCGAGTTCGACGTGCACGACAAGCCCGCGCTGCGGGACGAGGCGCGCCGCCGGGCGGTGGCGGCCGCCCGGCGCAAGGCCGAGGTCTACACGGAGGCCGCCGGCGTGCCCCTGGGGACGGTGGTGCACATCCAGGACGTGGACTCCGAGTCGTACGAGTTCCGCCAGTACCGCGGGCACGGCGGCGGTGGCGGCGCTTCCGCGGGCGACCTCGCGCCGGGGATGGTGGAGGTGTCCGCGGGCGTGGTGCTGGGCTTCTCACTGGGCGGCTGA
- a CDS encoding NAD(P)H-dependent flavin oxidoreductase, with product METPLTRLVGVRHPIVQTGMGWVAGPRLVSATANAGALGILASATMTVDRLREAIREVKSRTDGPFGVNLRADAADAGDRVGVMIEEGVRVASFALAPSRELIAELKDAGVVVVPSIGARRHAEKVAAWGADAVIVQGGEGGGHTGEVATTVLLPQVVDAVDIPVVAAGGFHDGRGLVAALAYGAAGIAMGTRFLLTSDSTVPDAVKARYLAATVRDVTVTRAVDGLPHRMLRTELVAELENAGRASVLFHALRRAAGFRRLSGLTWRQLVRDGLALRHGKDLTWSQILLAANTPMLLKSAMVDGRTDLGVMASGQVAGVIDDLPSCAELVERIMAQASQTVSGLSVGGASMPA from the coding sequence ATGGAGACACCGCTGACCCGGCTCGTCGGCGTCCGCCACCCGATCGTGCAGACGGGGATGGGCTGGGTGGCGGGCCCCCGCCTGGTCTCGGCGACGGCGAACGCGGGGGCGCTGGGCATCCTGGCCTCGGCGACGATGACCGTCGACCGGCTGCGGGAGGCGATACGCGAGGTCAAGTCCCGTACGGACGGGCCGTTCGGCGTGAATCTGCGGGCGGACGCCGCGGACGCCGGTGACCGGGTCGGCGTCATGATCGAGGAGGGGGTGCGCGTCGCCTCGTTCGCCCTCGCGCCGTCGCGTGAGCTGATCGCCGAGCTCAAGGACGCGGGTGTGGTCGTCGTGCCCTCGATCGGGGCCCGGCGGCATGCCGAGAAGGTCGCGGCGTGGGGCGCGGACGCGGTGATCGTGCAGGGCGGGGAGGGCGGCGGACACACCGGCGAGGTGGCGACGACGGTGCTGCTGCCGCAGGTGGTCGACGCCGTGGACATACCGGTGGTGGCGGCGGGCGGTTTCCACGACGGCCGGGGGCTGGTCGCCGCGCTGGCCTACGGGGCGGCCGGCATCGCCATGGGCACCCGGTTCCTGCTGACCTCGGACTCGACGGTGCCGGACGCGGTGAAGGCGCGGTATCTGGCGGCGACGGTACGGGACGTCACGGTCACGCGGGCGGTCGACGGGCTGCCTCACCGCATGCTGCGTACGGAGCTGGTGGCGGAGTTGGAGAACGCCGGCCGCGCGAGCGTGCTCTTCCACGCCCTGCGGCGGGCGGCGGGCTTCCGGCGGCTGTCCGGTCTGACCTGGCGGCAACTGGTCCGCGACGGCCTCGCCCTGCGGCACGGCAAGGACCTCACCTGGAGCCAGATCCTGCTCGCCGCCAACACCCCGATGCTGCTCAAGTCGGCCATGGTGGACGGCCGTACGGATCTGGGGGTGATGGCGTCCGGGCAGGTCGCCGGGGTCATCGACGACCTGCCGTCGTGCGCGGAACTGGTGGAGCGGATCATGGCCCAGGCCTCGCAAACCGTGAGCGGACTGTCGGTGGGCGGTGCTTCAATGCCCGCATGA
- a CDS encoding CoA-transferase subunit beta produces the protein MSQRGDMSQAVGRAARAEYCVIACAEAWRDAGEILASPMGLIPSVGARLARLTFAPDLLLTDGEAMLVRPDGTTEGWLPYRQHLALVSSGRRHVMMGASQIDRFGNQNISCIGDWEQPKRQLLGVRGAPVNTLNNPTSYWIPRHSRRVFVERVDMVCGVGYDHAGDARYHRIPRVVSDLGVFDFATPDHSMRVASLHPGVTPAQVREATGFDLAVPDDVPPTREPTAEELRLIREVIDPENTRAREVGA, from the coding sequence ATGAGTCAACGCGGCGACATGAGTCAGGCCGTGGGTCGGGCCGCTCGCGCCGAGTACTGCGTGATCGCCTGCGCCGAGGCCTGGCGGGACGCCGGTGAGATCCTGGCGAGCCCGATGGGCCTCATCCCGTCCGTGGGGGCCCGGCTGGCCCGGCTGACCTTCGCGCCGGACCTGCTGCTGACCGACGGCGAGGCGATGCTCGTCCGCCCGGACGGCACGACCGAGGGCTGGCTGCCGTACCGGCAGCATCTGGCGCTGGTCAGCAGTGGCAGGCGGCACGTGATGATGGGCGCGAGCCAGATCGACCGCTTCGGCAACCAGAACATCTCGTGCATCGGCGACTGGGAGCAGCCGAAACGGCAGTTGCTGGGGGTGCGGGGCGCGCCCGTCAACACCCTCAACAATCCGACCAGTTACTGGATCCCCCGGCATTCCCGGCGGGTCTTCGTCGAGAGGGTCGACATGGTCTGCGGAGTCGGCTACGACCACGCGGGCGACGCCCGGTACCACCGCATCCCCCGTGTCGTCTCCGACCTCGGCGTCTTCGACTTCGCCACACCGGACCACTCGATGCGGGTGGCTTCGCTGCATCCGGGAGTCACGCCGGCGCAGGTCAGGGAGGCCACCGGCTTCGACCTGGCCGTCCCGGACGACGTACCGCCGACCCGCGAGCCCACCGCCGAGGAACTGCGGCTCATCCGCGAGGTGATCGACCCGGAGAACACCCGTGCCAGGGAGGTCGGTGCGTGA
- a CDS encoding CoA transferase subunit A translates to MSDKTMTADEVVSRLRSGMTLGIGGWGSRRKPMALVRALIRSDVSNLTVVSYGGPDVGMLAAAGRIRKLVAAFVTLDSIPLEPHYRAAREGGAFELTEIDEAMFMWGLHAAANRLPFLPVRAGIGSDVMRVNPGLRTVTSPYDDGETFVAMPALRLDAALVHVNRADRLGNGRYLGPDPYFDDLFCAAADEAYVSCERVVDMADLTKEAPPQSVLIKRHTVTGVVEAPNGAHFTSCAPDYGRDEAFQKTYATTPWPEFAARFLGGDEQAYQAAVKEGT, encoded by the coding sequence GTGAGTGACAAGACGATGACCGCCGACGAGGTCGTCTCAAGGCTGCGGAGCGGCATGACCCTCGGCATCGGCGGCTGGGGCTCGCGCCGCAAACCGATGGCCCTGGTCAGGGCCCTGATCCGGTCCGACGTCAGCAACCTCACCGTCGTCTCGTACGGCGGTCCGGACGTGGGGATGCTGGCCGCGGCCGGGCGGATTCGGAAGCTGGTCGCGGCTTTCGTGACCCTCGACTCGATCCCCCTCGAACCGCACTACCGGGCCGCACGCGAGGGCGGCGCCTTCGAGCTGACGGAGATCGACGAGGCCATGTTCATGTGGGGCCTGCACGCGGCGGCGAACCGGCTGCCGTTCCTGCCGGTGCGGGCCGGGATCGGCTCGGACGTGATGCGGGTCAACCCCGGCCTGCGGACGGTGACCTCGCCGTACGACGACGGGGAGACGTTCGTCGCCATGCCCGCCCTGCGCCTGGACGCGGCCCTGGTCCATGTGAACCGCGCCGACCGGCTGGGCAACGGTCGGTATCTGGGCCCCGACCCGTACTTCGACGACCTGTTCTGCGCGGCGGCGGACGAGGCGTACGTCTCCTGCGAACGGGTCGTCGACATGGCCGACCTGACGAAGGAGGCGCCACCGCAGTCGGTGCTGATCAAGCGGCACACGGTGACGGGCGTGGTCGAGGCGCCGAACGGCGCGCACTTCACGTCCTGCGCCCCCGACTACGGCCGGGACGAGGCCTTCCAGAAGACGTACGCGACCACCCCCTGGCCGGAGTTCGCGGCGCGCTTCCTGGGCGGGGACGAGCAGGCGTACCAGGCGGCGGTCAAGGAGGGGACATGA
- a CDS encoding enoyl-CoA hydratase family protein codes for MSVSTSSPEKGAEKNGIAVVTVDFPPVNALPVDGWFALADAVRAAGRDPETRCVVLTAEGRGFNAGVDIKEIQQDGHRALIGANHACAQAFGAVYDCEVPVVAAVHGFCLGGGIGLVGNADAIVASEDATFGLPELDRGALGAATHLARLVPQHLMRALYYTSRTATAAELHAHGSVWRVVPRAELHAAAMELAGEIAAKDGQLLRLAKAAINGIDPVDVHRSYRFEQGFTFEANLSGVAHRVRDTFGEKGA; via the coding sequence ATGAGTGTCTCCACCTCGTCTCCGGAAAAGGGGGCGGAGAAGAATGGAATCGCCGTCGTCACGGTCGACTTCCCGCCGGTGAACGCCCTGCCGGTGGACGGCTGGTTCGCCCTGGCCGACGCCGTGCGCGCGGCCGGCCGCGATCCGGAGACCCGGTGTGTCGTCCTCACGGCCGAGGGGCGCGGGTTCAACGCGGGCGTGGACATCAAGGAGATACAGCAGGACGGGCACCGTGCGCTGATCGGTGCCAACCACGCCTGCGCACAGGCCTTCGGCGCCGTGTACGACTGCGAGGTGCCCGTCGTGGCGGCGGTGCACGGCTTCTGCCTGGGCGGCGGCATCGGCCTGGTGGGCAACGCGGACGCGATCGTGGCGAGCGAGGACGCCACCTTCGGACTGCCCGAGCTGGACCGGGGAGCTCTGGGCGCGGCCACGCATCTGGCCCGGCTGGTCCCCCAGCACCTGATGCGCGCGCTGTACTACACCTCGCGCACGGCGACCGCGGCCGAGTTGCACGCGCACGGCTCGGTGTGGCGGGTCGTACCGCGCGCGGAACTGCATGCCGCCGCAATGGAGTTGGCCGGCGAGATCGCCGCGAAGGACGGGCAGCTGCTGCGCCTGGCCAAGGCCGCCATCAACGGCATCGACCCCGTCGACGTGCACCGCAGCTACCGCTTCGAGCAGGGATTCACCTTCGAGGCCAACCTCAGCGGGGTGGCCCACCGGGTCCGTGACACCTTCGGAGAGAAGGGTGCGTAG